The nucleotide window GGAATCACCTCCCTCCAATGCTGAATAGTGGATGGGAGATCCATCTTTACATATACATTTGAAAGGAGAATCCATCGTCCATGGACATATTCATGCTTTCTATCAGTGGAGGAATAGGAGCCATCGCGCGGTATTTGCTTGGACAAGTCATCATGGGGAAATATCCGGACCCTCCTATTCCTGTGACCATGCTGAGCGTAAACATACTTGGCGCTCTTGGCTTAGGTCTTTTTTATGGTGCTTATTTTCGTTCCATTCCGATGTATGCCTATGATGACCTCTGGTTCCTCATTTTGGGCATTGGCTTTTTTGGAGCTTTTACTACGTTCTCGACATTCAGCATGGAAGCGTTGGAACTTTTACGTAAAAAATCCTATCGGAAATTCGTTTGGTATGTAGCTATTTCTCTTTTGGGCAGTATTGTCATGTTTAGTGCGGGCTACAGTCTGGGATTATGGATTTGGTAGATAATGTTCGATTTTCATAGATGGTGGTTAAGAGCCCTTGTTTTATTTAAGAATTTTTTAAGAATGGCTTAAGAGTGTTTTTATCATTGGATTGTATGATAAAGACAGCGTTCAAAACAAGGGAGGGAACCATTTGGGAAGAATAAATCAAAGCGTTCGTATAGGAAGAATCGTTTACCTTGTATTAGCCATTATTTTTGCATTAAGTATAGCCACTCAGATTTTATTTGCAGGCATGGCTATATTTATAAACCCGGTGAATTGGATGAAGCACATGATATTTGTTCATTTATTTGGGTTTAATATACCGATTTTCATGTTGGCCTTTGCATTTATCGGTGCATTGCCGCGCTGGGCATACGGACAGTTGTTTGGGACTCTAATTTTGATGTTCTTCATGTATTTTACCGCAAATATGACAACTATTTTACCGTGGTTTGGCGCGATGCATCCTCTTTTTGGCGTGCTACTAGTTGTATTGTCCTGCACAATGGTTTTAAAGATATGGAAATTCACATTCGATCACAAAAAAAATCAGATGGGAGAAGCATAATATGAGAACTTTTTTAGGAATACTTGTTGGTTTAATCGGAGGATTTGTTCTTGGTATCGCGTTATCAAGTTTTATTGGAGTGTTGGGAATGGCATTATTTAACGAGCCAATGGGAATTAAATATCTTCCTTATTTTACAGCCATTATGTGTGCCGTGGTTGTGCCGATTATTGACCAAAAGAATCTGAAATCAGATTAGTGATATGCTAAACTTCTCTTAACGACTAGCTTACGTTCACAGTTGCTCGTTTCAATCGATGTAAGAAGTAGGTGAAGCCCGTGTCCATTAAGCAACGATTGCTATTATCTAATATAGGGATGATTGTGCTTCCGATTGTTGGGTTTTTATTAGTCGAAATCGTATTGGGATACGTTATGTTTGTCATTTTGAATGGCAGTTTAGAAGGTTCGGATTTACAACTATTTTTAAATGTGAGATTTATTGGGATTATACTCATTTTGATTATTACGAATGGACTGTTAACGTATTATGTGTCCAGAAGTATCATTACACCGATAAAACACTTAACGCTATCGGCAAAGAAGATTCGTGAAGGCGATTTAGAATATAGTGTTGCAACGAATAAGAAAGATGAGCTTGGTGAGCTTTCCAATACGTTTGAAGCATTGAGGTTAAGCTTGAAACAAGCAAAAGCGGATCAAGCAAAGTATGAGCGCAATCGCCAGGAGCTGGTCGCGAGTATTTCCCATGATTTATCAACACCTTTGACATCAATAAAAGGCCACATTAAAGGAATTCAAGATGGAGTTGCAAATACTCCGGACAAACTGGAACGTTATATGAATATCATTTATAAAACGGCCAATGAGATGGATGGCCTTATTGGAAATTTACTCCAATATTCCAAATTGGATATCGAACGAGTACCGTTTGCGTTTGAAGAAGTGGATTTGTATTCTTTTTTCACTGATTTTATTGATGAATTGGCT belongs to Salicibibacter cibi and includes:
- a CDS encoding DUF6220 domain-containing protein → MGRINQSVRIGRIVYLVLAIIFALSIATQILFAGMAIFINPVNWMKHMIFVHLFGFNIPIFMLAFAFIGALPRWAYGQLFGTLILMFFMYFTANMTTILPWFGAMHPLFGVLLVVLSCTMVLKIWKFTFDHKKNQMGEA
- the crcB gene encoding fluoride efflux transporter CrcB gives rise to the protein MDIFMLSISGGIGAIARYLLGQVIMGKYPDPPIPVTMLSVNILGALGLGLFYGAYFRSIPMYAYDDLWFLILGIGFFGAFTTFSTFSMEALELLRKKSYRKFVWYVAISLLGSIVMFSAGYSLGLWIW
- a CDS encoding DUF5957 family protein gives rise to the protein MRTFLGILVGLIGGFVLGIALSSFIGVLGMALFNEPMGIKYLPYFTAIMCAVVVPIIDQKNLKSD
- a CDS encoding sensor histidine kinase, giving the protein MFVILNGSLEGSDLQLFLNVRFIGIILILIITNGLLTYYVSRSIITPIKHLTLSAKKIREGDLEYSVATNKKDELGELSNTFEALRLSLKQAKADQAKYERNRQELVASISHDLSTPLTSIKGHIKGIQDGVANTPDKLERYMNIIYKTANEMDGLIGNLLQYSKLDIERVPFAFEEVDLYSFFTDFIDELAFDLEREEGMARLKADKNDDYIVKADREQLRRVVTNIVQNSLKYMDKERKMIEVYLKSEPHQVKVEIKDNGRGIAKKDILHIFESFYRTDTSRNSSTGGSGLGLAIVKKIMGQHGGKVWADSKQGEGTSIYFTLKKVSS